The region GGAGATCAGAACGGCATCGTCCAGGAGTGGCTGGCCGGTGGAGGCCGCTGGCTCGGCCTGCATGGAACGAGCGGCGGCCGGGCCGGGCGAATCGAGGGCCAACCCCACGCGCGGCGTATGCTGAAGCTCCCCCATCACGACACGCTTGGCAGCTTCTTCCTGAATCATCCCCCGATTCGCCGCTTCCAGGTGGACGTCGCGGACAGCGACCACCCGCTCTTGCGCGGCGTTCCGGCCTCCTTCGAGGTGAGCGATGAACTCTATTTCATCGAACTCCTCGACCGGGAGAACACGCAGATCCTGCTGACCACCCAGCTTCCGAAGGATCCGGCCCCGGGGTTCGGCTTCACCTACGAAGAAGACACCTCGTTGCTACCGGACAATCGGTCCCGGGCATTGGGATACAGCCGAGACGTCGGCAAGGGTGGGGTCGCATACATCGCGCTCGGGCACTGCCACTCCCCGGAAACGAACGGCCAGCCATTCGTCGACGAGAGCGTC is a window of bacterium DNA encoding:
- a CDS encoding ThuA domain-containing protein, which encodes MSTARTHLIVGGFPPGATAAHDMDYARRRLLDLLGETPGVQTTVSNDFADLERWLPDCTFLVSYVAGPHLIGDQNGIVQEWLAGGGRWLGLHGTSGGRAGRIEGQPHARRMLKLPHHDTLGSFFLNHPPIRRFQVDVADSDHPLLRGVPASFEVSDELYFIELLDRENTQILLTTQLPKDPAPGFGFTYEEDTSLLPDNRSRALGYSRDVGKGGVAYIALGHCHSPETNGQPFVDESVAPEGKTPLLFRGSWETDGFERLLRNALAWGAGT